A window of Mercenaria mercenaria strain notata chromosome 16, MADL_Memer_1, whole genome shotgun sequence contains these coding sequences:
- the LOC123556283 gene encoding myosin-2 heavy chain, non muscle-like: protein MATPLYSSKLSGSKFKNWIKAGLGVLYTKQGIEPFVYDEIEQFQQKCLSDICNNNGLVAGTTCSSCCTENVIVCPTNRICNVGRGKCKFHRNSATQYLPAGCPNKICHNFKNDIQNAHRYYGPSYKNTDASQWCGNAWQIAKCFMPPDGYKDVTCALETDFNGIISVIINYKAFQSKIKDDLSKKSSIFEKAREVGRAVRHSPKLEMEDTDLQQYFSDLQNLLSDPANLSADKAAQNAKTKLLQLQNDTLIIGKDDIRNVLDDVAKAVQDKIRTEIDEHRKEAEKKKLELINTTNESVKTIANQGDVSIAQLDNALKSAIDKIEKQTKESLTKVQSEADVAKKQIHECADKEVNKLEVKAEVGVKQIEESTDKGVSNLKVEAETGVKQIEESTDKGVSKLKVEAETGVKQIEESTDKGANKLEVKAEAELKKLSAKADEKIKQIEESTTGNKEDEYNKLKEADSR from the exons ATGGCTACTCCATTGTATAGTTCAAAACTATCAGGATCAAAATTCAAGAATTGGATTAAGGCTGGATTAGGTGTTCTATATACCAAACAAGGCATTGAGCCTTTTGTATATGATGAAATAGAACAGTTCCAGCAGAAATGTTTGAGCGACATTTGCAACAACAATGGACTTGTTGCTGGTACCACATGTTCTAGTTGTTGTACAGAAAATGTCATTGTTTGTCCTACGAATAGAATTTGCAATGTTGGACGTGGGAAATGCAAATTCCATAGAAATTCTGCAACGCAATATCTCCCAGCTGGCTGCCCTAACAAGATAtgtcataatttcaaaaatgacattCAGAATGCTCACCGATACTACGGTCCGTCCTATAAAAACACTGATGCCAGCCAGTGGTGTGGCAATGCTTGGCAGATTGCTAAATGTTTTATGCCACCAGACGGATACAAGGATGTGACATGTGCATTAGAAACGGATTTTAATGGAATTATCAGTGTAATTATCAACTATAAAGCATTTCAGTCGAAAATTAAAGACGACCTTTCCAAGAAATCCAGCATCTTTGAAAAG GCTAGAGAGGTAGGCAGAGCAGTTCGACATTCCCCAAAATTAGAGATGGAAGATACAGATCTACAACAGTATTTTAGTGACTTACAGAATCTGCTGTCAGATCCTGCCAATTTGTCTGCTGATAAAGCTGCGCAGAAtgctaaaacaaaattattacag CTTCAAAACGATACTTTGATCATTGGTAAAGACGATATCCGGAACGTGCTGGATGATGTTGCCAAGGCAGTTCAAGATAAAATCCGGACTGAAATAGATGAACACAGAAAAGAAGCTGAAAAGAAAAAGTTAGAACTGATCAATACCACAAACGAGTCTGTTAAGACCATTGCTAATCAAGGAGATGTATCAATTGCTCAACTAGATAATGCTTTAAAATCTGCAATTGATAAAATAGAAAAGCAAACAAAGGAATCGCTTACAAAAGTACAATCAGAAGCTGATGTTGCTAAGAAACAGATACACGAGTGTGCAGATAAAGAGGTAAACAAGTTGGAAGTCAAAGCCGAAGTTGGAGTGAAACAGATAGAAGAATCTACTGATAAAGGGGTTAGCAACTTGAAAGTCGAAGCCGAAACTGGAGTGAAACAGATAGAAGAGTCTACTGATAAAGGGGTTAGCAAGTTGAAAGTCGAAGCCGAAACTGGAGTGAAACAGATAGAAGAGTCTACAGATAAAGGGGCTAACAAGTTGGAAGTCAAGGCCGAAGCTGAACTGAAGAAGTTATCTGCAAAAGCGGatgaaaaaataaagcaaattgaGGAATCAACGACAGGAAACAAAGAAGATGAATACAACAAGTTGAAAGAAG